Part of the Caballeronia sp. SL2Y3 genome is shown below.
CCGCATCTGCTGTTCGGGCCGCTCGGCTTTTCGCGCACGCACCGTAAGCTCGCGCTGATCGACAACACGTACGCGTTTTGCGGCGGCATCAATATCGTCGACGATTACGACCAGAACGGCACGCGTTTGCCGGAGCCGCGCTGGGATTTCGCGATGGAGGCGCAAGGGCCGGTGGTCACCGACGTGCGCAACGCGTTCGACCTTCAATGGGAGCGCATCCGCCTCGGCGTCAAGCCGCGCGAGCCGCGTTCGTCGTCGTGCGAACCGCAGCCGGAGCACAACCGCCGCAATACGCGGCGCGCGATGCGCGCCAGGCGCCGCGCGCAGCTCGGCGAAATCCATGCGGTCGATCAACCGTGCGTCGCGTTCGTGGCGCGCGACAATCTGCTGAATCGCCGGGCCATCGAAAAGGCGTATCTGCGCGCCATCGCCCATGCGGAGCGCGAAGTTCTGCTCGCCAATCCGTACTTCATGCCGGGCCGCAAGCTGCGGCGCGCGCTCGTGCTCGCGGCGCGGCGCGGGGTGCGCGTGTCGCTCGTGATCGGGCGCAAGGAGTTCGTCGCGCTCGACTACGCCACGCCGTTCCTCTACGGCAATCTGCTGAAGAATGGCGTGCGCATCGCCGAATACGAGAAGACGATCCTGCACGGCAAGGTCGCGGTCGTGGACGCCGACTGGGCGACCATCGGCTCGTCCAATCTCGACGCGCTCTCGCTCGTGCTGAACAACGAAGCCAACATGGTGCTCGTCAACCACGCAGAGATCGCGGGCCTGCACGACGCCATCCTCCAGGCGTTCGACGAAGGCAGCCGCATCGACGAAAAACACTACGCGTCGCGCCCGGTAGGCGAGCGACTCCTGAGCTGGCTCGCGTACAACACCTACCGCATGACGATGAAACTCATCACCATCGGGCAGTACGATTGACGGCCCAATTACTGCTGATTCGACAATGTAACTGCCAACCGGCAACATGCTCCCAGCAAATGGGAAGTCGGGCAGTCACTTAGAGGCAGTCCGCACACAAAAAAGGACAATAGGGCGGGCAAATATAGGACTTACCCTATTGATTGATGCGGCAGTTAGAAACCGCTTTCT
Proteins encoded:
- a CDS encoding phosphatidylserine/phosphatidylglycerophosphate/cardiolipin synthase family protein — translated: MIGLRPRRSFKRLRQALFSGRRPPRFCFTAGNHVRIFKSGAQFFPALIERIDGAQNTVSLETYIFANDDAGRAVSDALLRAAARGVTVRVITDGIGTDGKLPMFEQWKAGGVEHRIYNPHLLFGPLGFSRTHRKLALIDNTYAFCGGINIVDDYDQNGTRLPEPRWDFAMEAQGPVVTDVRNAFDLQWERIRLGVKPREPRSSSCEPQPEHNRRNTRRAMRARRRAQLGEIHAVDQPCVAFVARDNLLNRRAIEKAYLRAIAHAEREVLLANPYFMPGRKLRRALVLAARRGVRVSLVIGRKEFVALDYATPFLYGNLLKNGVRIAEYEKTILHGKVAVVDADWATIGSSNLDALSLVLNNEANMVLVNHAEIAGLHDAILQAFDEGSRIDEKHYASRPVGERLLSWLAYNTYRMTMKLITIGQYD